The nucleotide window GTTCAGTGCTCAAACCCGTCAAACCGTCATGCTGACTAAGGCCAGCATGACGGTTTTTTTGTCCGGCATCGGCAAGCAACCCTTAGCGCCACCCGCAGCTCTTTCTACCTGAGCAGGGCTGGGCAGCATTGTCTTTTCTGAAGCCGAAGCCTGGGCTCACGGTAGTTTTTTGCGTAGTACAGCACGAAAATGGCCGGGTTTTCGTTTTCCTAATAGCCGCTTACTTACCCAGCAGGACCCTTTTTTCGGCAGGGTTCTTGAATTAGTAGTCGTATCAGCCAAAAGGATTTTTCCATGACCCACTACCGCATTTTTCGCCGCTTCGCAGGTTTGATGCTTGCCGGGTGGTTTTTGATACTAAACTCCGCCGTAGCCCAAAACTCCACCCGTGACGTGCTGCGCGAAATCACCGACGTGGTGGGCCTCAAGCCGCGCTTTGAGCTGCAGGCTACCTCCCAGGTGCAAAACGCGGCCGCCGTGGTTTACAACGGCAAACGGTTCTTGCTTTATAACCCGCAGTTTGTGGCTTCTGTGAACCGGGCAGGCCGCACCGACTGGGCCGGTATCAGCATTCTGGCTCACGAAATGGGGCACCACCTCAACGGTCATACCCTGCGCCCCGGCGGCTCCCAGCCCGCTGATGAGCTGGAGGCCGACGAGTTTTCGGGCTTTGTGCTCCGCAAGATGGGCGCCAGCCTGGCCGAAGCCCAAGCGGGTATGGCCGTAGTTTCCGATGAGGAAGCTTCGCCCACCCACCCCGGCCGCTCCACCCGTCTTTCCGCCATTAGCAAAGGCTGGCAGCAGGCCAACACCCAGATTGCTGCCAGCCGCCGCGCTACGGCACCCTCCGCCGCGCCAGTAGCCATTGCCAGTACGCCCACCCCGGTTCGGACCGTTGCCAACTCGGCCGTGCCAATGAACGTGGTCGGACAAATCGTGTTCCGCGACAATCCTCAGCAGCGCTATTACCTGACCAGCAAGCTGAACGTGGTGCGGATGCAGAATAAATCGACCGGCCAGGTCGTCGGCCGCGTGACTCGCTCCACCAGCTCCGACTTCCCCTTTATTCTGGTTGATGGCCAGGACCGCCGCCTCTACATCAGTGCCAACGGGGGGTGTTCAACAACCAGGGCCAGCAGGTCGGCCTGCTTTCCGACCCGTCATAATTTCTGCTCTGAACGAGTACAAAAGCCAGCTTCTCCCGGAGCTGGCCTTTTTCTTTTTCACCCGATTTGCCACCGGCCGCTAGCCCATATTCTGCCTCGTGCTAGCTTTGCCGGCTCCACTGCTTTGTCCGCTACCAATGCCTACCTATCCTTTTTTGCTGGTTGATGCCTTCACCACCTCCGCCCTGGGCGGCAACCCCTGTGCCGTAGTACTCGATGCCGACGACCTTTCGGCCGAAACCATGCAGCGCCTGGCCCGGGAGTTTAACCAGTCGGAAACGGCCTTTGTGCGTCGCTCAACAGTAGCAGAGTTTGGGGTGCGCTACTTCACCCCGGCCGAGGAAATTCCGCTGGCCGGCCATCCTACCATTGCCACCGTTACGGCCCTGGTGCATACCGGCCGCCTGCCGCTCACCCAGCCACGCACCACCCTGCAGCTGGAGCTGCTACACGGGCCCATCGATATTGCCGTGCTGACTTCCGCTGCCCAGCAGGAGCCCGCCCAGGTCCTGATGACCCAGCGCAAGCCCGTATTCGGGCAGCTGCACGACCCGGCCGTGGTCCTGCCGCTGTTTGACCTGACCCCGGATGATTTGTATCCCGGCTCAGAGGTACAAACCGTCAGCACGGGCACGCCCCAGCTTATGCTGCTGCTGCGCGACCAGGACGCGCTGCGCCGCGCCCATATTTCCGACGCGGCGGCTTTTGCCCGCTACCGCCAAAGCAGCGACTTTTTCAGCCCCCACCTGTTTTGCCTGGGCGGGGCCACTGATGCGGGCCACACCTTTGCCCGCCACTTCGGCACCCCACCCGATATTGCCGAAGACCCGGTGACGGGCTCGGCCACCGGCGGCATGGCCGCATTTCTGTGGCACTACGGCTACCTCGCAAACCCGGAGTTTGTGGCCGAGCAGGGTCACTGGATGGGCCGGGCTGGTACGGTGCTGGTTACCGTAGCCGGGCCGCGGGAGAATATCGAGTCGGTGACCATCGGCGGGCAGGGCGTGGTAGTGGTAGCAGGACAGCTGGAACTGTAGCCG belongs to Hymenobacter cellulosilyticus and includes:
- a CDS encoding PhzF family phenazine biosynthesis protein: MPTYPFLLVDAFTTSALGGNPCAVVLDADDLSAETMQRLAREFNQSETAFVRRSTVAEFGVRYFTPAEEIPLAGHPTIATVTALVHTGRLPLTQPRTTLQLELLHGPIDIAVLTSAAQQEPAQVLMTQRKPVFGQLHDPAVVLPLFDLTPDDLYPGSEVQTVSTGTPQLMLLLRDQDALRRAHISDAAAFARYRQSSDFFSPHLFCLGGATDAGHTFARHFGTPPDIAEDPVTGSATGGMAAFLWHYGYLANPEFVAEQGHWMGRAGTVLVTVAGPRENIESVTIGGQGVVVVAGQLEL
- a CDS encoding membrane-binding protein; amino-acid sequence: MILNSAVAQNSTRDVLREITDVVGLKPRFELQATSQVQNAAAVVYNGKRFLLYNPQFVASVNRAGRTDWAGISILAHEMGHHLNGHTLRPGGSQPADELEADEFSGFVLRKMGASLAEAQAGMAVVSDEEASPTHPGRSTRLSAISKGWQQANTQIAASRRATAPSAAPVAIASTPTPVRTVANSAVPMNVVGQIVFRDNPQQRYYLTSKLNVVRMQNKSTGQVVGRVTRSTSSDFPFILVDGQDRRLYISANGGCSTTRASRSACFPTRHNFCSERVQKPASPGAGLFLFHPICHRPLAHILPRASFAGSTALSATNAYLSFFAG